The following proteins are co-located in the Pseudomonas cavernae genome:
- the fabZ gene encoding 3-hydroxyacyl-ACP dehydratase FabZ → MMDINEIREYLPHRYPFLLVDRVVELDVAEGKSIRAYKNVSINEPFFNGHFPEHPIMPGVLIIEAMAQAAGILGFRMLDVKPADGTLYYFVGSDRLRFRQPVTPGDQLILEAKFLSSKRSIWKFECRASVDGKEVCSAEITCAERKL, encoded by the coding sequence ATGATGGACATCAACGAAATTCGCGAATACCTGCCGCATCGCTACCCGTTCCTGCTGGTGGATCGCGTGGTTGAGCTGGATGTCGCTGAAGGTAAAAGCATTCGCGCTTACAAGAATGTCAGCATCAACGAGCCTTTCTTTAACGGCCATTTCCCTGAGCATCCGATCATGCCGGGCGTGCTGATTATCGAGGCCATGGCCCAGGCCGCCGGGATCCTTGGTTTTCGCATGCTCGATGTGAAGCCGGCGGATGGAACCCTCTATTATTTTGTCGGCTCCGACAGATTGCGCTTCCGCCAGCCGGTGACGCCGGGTGATCAACTGATCCTCGAAGCCAAGTTTCTCAGCAGCAAGCGCAGCATCTGGAAGTTCGAGTGCCGTGCCAGTGTCGATGGCAAAGAGGTGTGCTCGGCTGAAATCACCTGTGCGGAACGCAAATTATGA
- the bamA gene encoding outer membrane protein assembly factor BamA, producing MKRLLLPVALATLMIAEVHAESFTISDIRVNGLQRVSAGSVFGALPLNVGDKADDRELVDATRSLFKTGFFQDIQLGRDGNVLVITVVERPSISSIEIEGNKAISSEDLLKGLNQSGLAEGEIFQRATLEGVRNELQRQYVAQGRYSAEIETEVVPQPRNRVALKININEGTVAAIQHINVVGNTVFPEQELIDLFELKTTNWLSFFKNDDKYAREKLSGDLERLRSYYLDRGYINMDISSTQVSITPDKKHVYITVNVDEGQKYSVREVKLSGDLKVPEDDVKALLLVKKGQVFSRKVMTTTSELITRRLGNEGYTFANVNGVPEAHDDDHTVSITFVVDPGKRAYVNRINFRGNTKTEDEVLRREMRQMEGGWASTYLIDQSKTRLERLGYFKEVSVETPQVAGTDDQVDVNYSVEEQPSGSITASVGFAQNAGLILGGSISQNNFLGTGNKVSIGLTRSEYQTRYNFGFVDPYWTVDGVSLGYNAFYRTTDYDELDVDVSSYAVDSYGGGISIGYPISETSRLTYGLTAQQDKIKTGTFTVDEIVDFIDQEGDNYTNFKASVGWSESTLNKGVLANRGHSQSLVLESTIPGSDLSFYKLDYRGQIFKPLTQQTALRFHTELGYGDSYGSTSELPFYEHYYAGGFNSVRGFEDSSLGPRSTPSVARRADGSIITDGTAGADGRFTDPDQDPLPFGGNVLIQGGMEYLFPLPFVKDQRQLRTVLFWDVGNVFDTNCSSEQKNGVPGGRGKDEACDLDLNNLASSVGVGLTWITALGPLSFSLAMPVKKPDEADTQVFQFSLGQTF from the coding sequence ATGAAACGTCTGCTGCTGCCTGTGGCGCTAGCCACACTGATGATCGCCGAAGTTCACGCCGAGTCCTTCACTATCTCCGATATTCGCGTTAATGGTTTGCAGCGGGTTTCCGCCGGCAGCGTATTCGGCGCTTTGCCCCTTAACGTTGGCGACAAAGCCGATGATCGTGAGCTGGTCGATGCCACCCGTTCGTTGTTCAAAACCGGGTTTTTTCAGGATATCCAGCTAGGCCGTGATGGCAATGTATTGGTCATCACCGTGGTCGAGCGCCCCTCCATCTCCAGTATCGAGATCGAAGGTAACAAGGCCATTTCGAGCGAAGACTTGCTCAAGGGCTTGAATCAGTCTGGCTTGGCGGAAGGAGAGATTTTTCAGCGCGCCACTCTCGAAGGTGTGCGCAACGAGTTGCAGCGGCAATATGTGGCCCAAGGGCGCTACTCGGCCGAAATCGAGACCGAAGTGGTTCCCCAACCGCGCAACCGTGTGGCGTTGAAAATCAATATTAATGAGGGCACGGTTGCGGCCATTCAACATATCAACGTGGTTGGCAACACCGTCTTCCCTGAGCAAGAGTTAATCGACCTCTTCGAACTGAAAACCACCAACTGGCTGTCGTTCTTCAAGAACGACGACAAGTACGCCCGCGAAAAGCTTTCCGGTGACTTGGAGCGTCTACGCTCCTACTACCTCGATCGCGGCTACATCAATATGGATATCTCCTCGACCCAGGTCTCCATCACACCGGACAAAAAGCACGTCTATATCACTGTCAACGTCGACGAGGGGCAGAAGTACAGCGTGCGCGAGGTGAAACTCTCCGGTGACCTGAAGGTCCCGGAAGATGACGTCAAGGCGTTGCTGCTGGTCAAGAAGGGGCAAGTATTTTCGCGCAAGGTGATGACCACCACTTCCGAGCTGATTACCCGGCGCTTGGGTAACGAGGGCTACACTTTCGCCAACGTCAACGGTGTGCCGGAAGCGCACGATGACGACCATACCGTTTCGATCACCTTCGTCGTCGATCCCGGCAAGCGCGCTTATGTCAACCGCATCAACTTCCGTGGCAATACCAAGACCGAGGACGAGGTGCTGCGGCGCGAGATGCGACAAATGGAAGGTGGCTGGGCCTCTACCTATTTGATCGATCAGTCCAAGACTCGCCTGGAGCGTTTGGGCTACTTCAAGGAAGTGAGCGTCGAAACTCCGCAAGTCGCGGGGACCGATGACCAGGTTGACGTCAATTACAGCGTCGAAGAGCAGCCGTCCGGTTCCATCACCGCCAGCGTGGGCTTTGCCCAGAACGCAGGCCTGATCCTTGGTGGCTCCATCAGCCAGAACAACTTCCTCGGTACTGGCAACAAGGTCAGCATCGGTCTGACTCGCAGCGAGTACCAGACCCGCTATAACTTCGGCTTCGTCGACCCCTACTGGACTGTCGATGGCGTAAGCTTGGGCTACAACGCCTTTTATCGCACCACTGATTACGATGAACTGGATGTCGATGTATCCAGCTATGCGGTAGATAGCTATGGCGGCGGTATCAGCATCGGCTATCCGATCAGCGAGACTTCGCGTCTCACCTACGGCTTGACCGCACAGCAAGACAAAATCAAGACGGGCACCTTCACCGTCGATGAGATCGTGGATTTCATCGATCAGGAAGGTGACAACTACACGAACTTCAAAGCTTCCGTTGGCTGGTCGGAATCGACCCTGAACAAGGGTGTGCTGGCCAACCGCGGCCATTCACAGAGTCTGGTATTGGAAAGCACCATTCCTGGCAGCGATCTGTCGTTTTATAAACTCGATTACCGCGGTCAGATCTTCAAGCCGTTGACCCAGCAAACCGCGCTGCGTTTCCATACCGAACTCGGCTATGGCGACAGCTATGGTTCGACTTCCGAGCTGCCGTTCTACGAGCATTATTACGCTGGTGGATTTAACTCGGTGCGTGGCTTCGAAGACAGCAGCCTCGGCCCTCGCAGTACCCCGAGCGTGGCGCGTCGGGCAGATGGCTCGATTATCACTGATGGTACCGCCGGCGCCGATGGTCGCTTTACCGACCCCGACCAAGACCCATTGCCCTTTGGTGGCAACGTGCTGATTCAGGGTGGCATGGAATATTTGTTCCCCTTGCCTTTCGTCAAGGATCAACGCCAGTTGCGTACGGTGTTGTTCTGGGATGTGGGTAATGTGTTCGACACCAATTGCAGCAGTGAGCAAAAGAATGGCGTGCCGGGCGGGCGTGGCAAGGACGAGGCTTGCGACCTCGACCTCAACAATCTGGCCAGTTCTGTGGGTGTCGGTTTGACCTGGATTACCGCGCTGGGCCCGTTGAGTTTCAGCTTGGCCATGCCGGTCAAGAAACCGGATGAGGCGGATACCCAGGTATTCCAATTCTCCCTTGGTCAGACGTTCTAA
- a CDS encoding OmpH family outer membrane protein, with protein MRKLTQLVLLAAALMATPAFAEMKIAVLNYQMALLESDAAKRYAVDAEKKFGPQLSKLKTLESDAKRIQDRLVKEGEKLAQAERERLELEFKQKARDFQFQSKELNEAKAVADRDMLKKLKPNLDKAVEEVIKKGSFDLVLERGAVVDVKPQYDITRQVIERMNQLR; from the coding sequence GTGCGTAAGTTGACTCAACTGGTTTTGTTGGCCGCCGCCCTTATGGCGACTCCGGCATTCGCTGAGATGAAAATCGCAGTGCTTAATTATCAAATGGCCCTTTTGGAGTCCGATGCGGCCAAGCGTTATGCCGTGGATGCCGAGAAGAAGTTCGGTCCGCAACTGAGCAAGCTGAAAACCCTGGAGAGCGATGCCAAACGCATTCAGGACCGGCTGGTGAAAGAGGGCGAGAAGCTGGCGCAAGCCGAACGCGAGCGGCTGGAGCTTGAGTTCAAGCAAAAGGCCCGTGACTTCCAGTTCCAGTCCAAGGAGCTCAATGAAGCCAAGGCGGTCGCCGATCGCGATATGCTGAAGAAACTCAAGCCGAATCTGGACAAGGCCGTTGAGGAAGTCATCAAGAAAGGCAGTTTTGATCTGGTGCTGGAGCGCGGCGCAGTGGTCGATGTCAAACCCCAGTACGACATCACTCGCCAAGTCATCGAGCGCATGAACCAGCTGCGCTGA
- the lpxB gene encoding lipid-A-disaccharide synthase, producing the protein MARTLRIALVAGEASGDILGAGLMRALKSQHAAIEFIGVGGPLMQAEGLNSYFPMERLAVMGLVEVLGRLPELLARRKRLIETLIAAKPDVFIGIDAPDFNLGVELKLRRAGIKTVHYVSPSVWAWRQKRVLKIREACDLMLTLFPFEAQFYVEHQVPVRFVGHPLADTIPLQADRRAARAELGLPSENAVVALMPGSRGGEVARLGSLFLDAAERLRALRPGIRFLLPCASPERRAQLEALLAGRDLPLTLLDGRSHSALAACDAVLIASGTATLEALLYKRPMVVAYRVAPLTYRILRRLVKSPYISLPNLLAQRLLVPELIQEAATAEALAQTMAPLLDGGEVQTEGFDAIHRTLRQDASRVAATAVLQLIEGS; encoded by the coding sequence ATGGCTCGGACATTGCGTATTGCGCTGGTGGCGGGTGAGGCCTCCGGCGATATCCTCGGCGCCGGTTTGATGCGCGCCCTGAAAAGCCAGCATGCCGCGATTGAGTTCATCGGCGTCGGCGGCCCGTTGATGCAGGCCGAGGGCCTGAATTCCTACTTCCCCATGGAGCGCCTGGCGGTGATGGGCCTGGTCGAGGTGCTCGGCCGCTTGCCCGAATTGCTTGCGCGCCGTAAGCGTCTGATCGAGACCTTGATCGCCGCCAAGCCGGATGTGTTCATCGGCATCGACGCACCGGATTTCAACCTTGGCGTCGAGCTCAAACTGCGCCGTGCCGGGATCAAGACCGTGCATTATGTCAGTCCCTCGGTGTGGGCTTGGCGGCAGAAGCGGGTGCTGAAGATCCGCGAAGCCTGCGATTTGATGCTCACCCTGTTTCCGTTCGAGGCGCAGTTCTACGTCGAGCATCAGGTGCCGGTACGCTTCGTCGGCCATCCCTTGGCCGACACTATTCCACTCCAGGCCGATCGCCGCGCGGCACGCGCAGAACTGGGCCTCCCCTCCGAGAACGCGGTGGTGGCCCTGATGCCGGGCAGTCGCGGCGGTGAAGTGGCACGCCTCGGCAGTCTGTTCCTGGATGCGGCCGAGCGCCTGCGCGCACTGCGTCCGGGGATTCGCTTCCTGTTGCCCTGCGCCAGTCCAGAGCGGCGAGCGCAACTGGAAGCCTTGCTGGCCGGCAGAGATTTGCCCCTGACGTTGCTCGATGGCCGCTCGCACAGCGCCTTGGCGGCTTGCGATGCGGTATTGATTGCCTCCGGCACGGCAACCCTCGAGGCCCTGCTATACAAGCGGCCGATGGTGGTGGCCTATCGGGTGGCGCCGCTGACCTACCGGATTCTCAGGCGTCTGGTGAAGAGTCCCTACATCTCCCTGCCCAATCTACTCGCCCAGCGCCTGCTGGTGCCGGAGTTGATCCAAGAGGCGGCAACGGCGGAGGCGCTGGCGCAGACCATGGCGCCGCTGCTGGATGGTGGCGAGGTGCAGACCGAAGGTTTCGATGCGATTCATCGCACCCTGCGTCAGGATGCTTCCCGTGTCGCGGCGACCGCGGTGCTGCAGTTGATCGAGGGCAGCTGA
- the lpxD gene encoding UDP-3-O-(3-hydroxymyristoyl)glucosamine N-acyltransferase, giving the protein MAVPAFTLGQLAERLGATLHGAADKMITGLATLHEAGPDQLSFLANPQYRKYLAATRAGAVLLTPTDAQSYSGDALLIANPYLAYAQLSHLFDPKPQAIAGLVHPTAVIAADAVVDASASVGAYAVIESGAQIAAGVAIGAHCFVGARTVIGEGGWLAPRVTLYHDVRIGKRVVIQSGAVIGGEGFGFANEKGVWQKIAQIGGVSIGDDVEIGSNTTIDRGALADTLIGNGVKLDNQIMIAHNVQVGDHTAMAACVGISGSTKIGKHCMLAGGVGLVGHIEICDGVFITGMTMVTRSITEPGAYSSGTAMQPAAEWKKSVARIRQLDDMARRLQQLEKRLAAVTAAGDAASDA; this is encoded by the coding sequence ATGGCTGTGCCAGCTTTTACCCTTGGCCAGTTGGCCGAGCGCCTCGGCGCCACCTTGCATGGCGCTGCAGACAAGATGATCACCGGGTTGGCCACGCTGCACGAGGCCGGCCCAGATCAGTTGAGTTTTCTTGCCAACCCGCAGTATCGCAAGTATCTCGCCGCCACCCGTGCCGGTGCTGTGCTGCTCACCCCGACCGATGCGCAAAGCTACAGTGGTGATGCTCTGCTGATCGCCAACCCTTATCTGGCCTACGCGCAACTCTCCCATTTGTTCGACCCGAAGCCGCAGGCGATTGCCGGGCTGGTGCATCCGACGGCAGTGATTGCCGCCGATGCCGTGGTCGATGCCAGTGCTAGCGTCGGTGCCTACGCCGTGATTGAAAGCGGCGCGCAGATTGCGGCGGGTGTGGCTATCGGTGCGCATTGTTTTGTCGGTGCGCGTACGGTCATTGGCGAAGGTGGCTGGCTGGCGCCGCGGGTGACGCTCTATCACGACGTGAGGATCGGCAAGCGCGTGGTGATCCAGTCGGGCGCGGTGATCGGTGGCGAGGGCTTCGGTTTTGCCAACGAGAAGGGCGTGTGGCAGAAGATCGCCCAGATCGGTGGAGTCAGCATCGGCGATGATGTCGAGATCGGCTCCAACACCACCATCGATCGCGGTGCGTTGGCCGATACCCTGATCGGCAACGGCGTCAAGCTGGATAATCAGATCATGATCGCGCACAACGTGCAGGTCGGCGATCACACCGCCATGGCAGCCTGCGTCGGTATTTCCGGCAGTACCAAGATCGGCAAGCATTGCATGCTCGCCGGTGGGGTGGGGCTGGTTGGGCATATCGAGATCTGTGATGGTGTGTTCATCACCGGCATGACCATGGTGACCCGCTCGATCACTGAGCCGGGTGCCTACTCCTCCGGCACGGCCATGCAGCCGGCGGCCGAATGGAAGAAAAGCGTGGCGCGCATCCGTCAGCTGGACGATATGGCGCGCCGCCTGCAACAACTGGAAAAGCGCCTGGCAGCCGTGACCGCGGCCGGGGATGCTGCATCTGATGCCTGA
- the rnhB gene encoding ribonuclease HII — protein sequence MQLGLDFTLVEELVAGVDEVGRGPLCGAVVTAAVILDPQRPIIGLNDSKKLSEARRDRLFEEIQEKALAWCIARAEVEEIDRLNILHATMLAMQRAVAGLSVTPRLALIDGNRCPKLAVPSAPVVQGDSRVPAIAAASILAKVSRDREMQVLDQRYPGYGIAVHKGYPTPMHLEALQRLGPTPIHRRSFAPVRRLLEGEI from the coding sequence ATGCAACTGGGCCTGGATTTCACTCTGGTCGAAGAGTTGGTCGCCGGCGTCGACGAGGTCGGCCGTGGCCCGCTGTGCGGGGCGGTGGTAACGGCGGCGGTGATTCTCGATCCGCAGCGGCCGATCATCGGCCTCAATGACTCGAAAAAGCTCAGTGAAGCGCGGCGTGACCGCTTGTTCGAGGAGATCCAGGAGAAAGCCCTGGCCTGGTGCATCGCCCGCGCCGAGGTGGAGGAGATCGACCGCCTGAACATCCTCCACGCCACCATGCTGGCCATGCAGCGGGCGGTTGCAGGGCTGAGCGTCACCCCGCGCTTGGCGCTGATCGATGGCAACCGCTGTCCGAAATTGGCAGTGCCGAGCGCACCGGTGGTCCAGGGCGATAGCCGGGTGCCGGCGATAGCCGCGGCCTCGATCCTGGCCAAGGTCAGCCGTGATCGCGAGATGCAGGTGTTGGACCAGCGCTATCCGGGCTATGGCATCGCCGTGCACAAGGGGTATCCCACCCCTATGCATCTCGAGGCCCTGCAACGTCTGGGGCCGACGCCCATCCATCGGCGCTCCTTCGCGCCAGTGCGGCGCTTGCTTGAAGGCGAAATCTGA
- the lpxA gene encoding acyl-ACP--UDP-N-acetylglucosamine O-acyltransferase produces MSLIDPRAIIDPTAKLADGVEVGPWSIVGANVEIGEGTVVGPHVVIKGPTRIGKHNHIYQFSSVGEDTPDLKYKGEPTRLVIGDHNVIREGVTIHRGTVQDRAETTLGDHNLIMAYAHIGHDSVIGNHCILVNNTALAGHVHVDDWAILSGYTLVHQFCRIGAHSFSGMGTAIGKDVPAYVTVFGNPAEARSMNFEGMRRRGFSDEAIQALRRAYKVVYRQGLTVEKALAELAESAEQFPEVAVFINSIQASSRGITR; encoded by the coding sequence ATGAGTTTGATCGACCCTCGCGCCATCATTGATCCGACAGCCAAGCTGGCGGATGGTGTCGAAGTTGGCCCCTGGTCGATTGTCGGTGCCAATGTGGAAATTGGCGAGGGTACGGTGGTTGGTCCGCACGTAGTGATCAAAGGGCCAACCCGTATCGGTAAACACAACCATATTTATCAGTTCTCCTCGGTGGGGGAGGACACGCCTGATCTCAAGTACAAGGGTGAGCCCACTCGCTTGGTGATCGGTGACCACAATGTCATCCGCGAAGGCGTGACTATTCACCGCGGCACCGTTCAGGACCGCGCGGAGACCACCCTTGGCGACCATAACCTGATCATGGCCTATGCCCATATCGGCCATGACAGCGTGATCGGCAATCACTGCATTCTGGTCAACAACACTGCGCTGGCCGGCCACGTGCACGTGGATGACTGGGCGATCCTTTCCGGTTACACCCTGGTGCATCAGTTCTGCCGCATCGGTGCCCATAGTTTTTCCGGCATGGGTACCGCTATCGGCAAGGACGTGCCGGCTTACGTCACCGTGTTCGGCAACCCGGCCGAAGCGCGTAGCATGAACTTCGAGGGCATGCGCCGGCGTGGTTTCAGCGATGAGGCGATCCAGGCGCTGCGGCGCGCCTACAAGGTGGTTTACCGCCAGGGCCTGACCGTGGAAAAGGCGCTCGCCGAGTTGGCCGAGTCAGCGGAGCAGTTCCCCGAGGTGGCGGTGTTCATCAACTCCATCCAAGCCTCCTCGCGCGGCATCACGCGCTAA